A genomic region of Arachis hypogaea cultivar Tifrunner chromosome 5, arahy.Tifrunner.gnm2.J5K5, whole genome shotgun sequence contains the following coding sequences:
- the LOC112802662 gene encoding uncharacterized protein: MGKKLDALLGRTFKAAKFRPIITLAISRIAVLKNQRQVRLKQARCDVLQLLQLDHHERALLRVEHVIKEQNMLDVYDKIEGYCNLVIERIHLIEQERECPEELKEAASGLLYAASRCGDFPEIQEIRAVLTSRFGKEFASRAIELRNNCGVHPQMVQKLSTRMPSLESRMKQLKEIASENNIILQLEEFSSVSVEEQFNAENQNQNKQGIGEEIFHNFPNRGKDEELSDSFKARKKYKDVADAAQAAFESAAFAAAAARAAVELSRSEPHDPDDHNTSSPKPRKFFHGHKPQLEETEIFNETLGDNKNINRLEKPKDSLGSNSIDEILKVSVDAEIEADTLNKEVVFDESDDDTNNKMNINQYSMPISPKYTKGKAVGSGSQKHESNKEVTRTKMQSGPQLDLEKRPISVRTR; the protein is encoded by the exons ATGGGTAAGAAGCTCGATGCTCTGCTTGGAAGAACTTTCAAGGCTGCAAAGTTCAGGCCTATCATAACGTTAGCCATTTCACGCATTGCTGTACTCAAGAACCAGCGCCAGGTTCGCCTTAAACAAGCCCGTTGCGATGTCCTTCAACTCCTCCAACTCGACCACCATGAACGAGCTTTGCTTCGA GTTGAGCATGTTATCAAGGAGCAAAATATGTTGGATGTGTACGACAAGATTGAAGGATATTGCAACCTTGTGATCGAAAGGATCCATCTCATTGAACAAGAGAG GGAATGCCCTGAGGAACTGAAGGAGGCAGCATCCGGCTTACTCTATGCGGCTTCAAGGTGTGGAGATTTTCCAGAGATACAAGAGATTCGTGCAGTTTTGACATCTCGGTTTGGCAAAGAGTTTGCTTCACGGGCTATTGAGTTAAGGAACAATTGTGGAGTCCATCCTCAG ATGGTACAAAAGCTGTCAACAAGGATGCCAAGCTTGGAAAGCAGAATGAAGCAACTCAAAGAAATTGCTTCTGAGAACAATATTATTCTGCAACTTGAAGAATTTTCCTCTGTTTCGGTTGAG GAGCAATTCAATGCGGAAAATCAAAACCAGAACAAGCAAGGGATAGGGGAAGAGATTTTTCATAATTTCCCTAACAGAGGAAAAGATGAGGAGTTATCCGATTCATTTAAGGCAAGGAAAAAGTACAAGGATGTAGCTGATGCAGCACAAGCAGCTTTTGAGTCAGCAGCATTTGCAGCAGCTGCCGCAAGGGCAGCTGTGGAACTCTCCCGATCTGAACCCCATGATCCTGATGATCATAACACTTCAAGCCCCAAACCGAGAAAATTTTTTCATGGACATAAACCTCAACTGGAAGAGACAGAAATCTTTAATGAAACTCTAGGAGATAACAAGAATATAAACAGGTTAGAGAAACCAAAAGACAGTTTAGGTTCCAATTCAATTGATGAGATTTTGAAGGTGTCAGTTGATGCAGAAATTGAGGCTGATACTTTAAATAAGGAAGTAGTTTTTGATGAAAGTGATGACGATACCaataataaaatgaacataaATCAATATTCTATGCCGATTTCTCCAAAATATACTAAGGGTAAGGCAGTTGGATCAGGCTCTCAGAAACATGAATCTAATAAAGAAGTGACAAGAACCAAGATGCAAAGTGGACCTCAGTTGGATTTGGAGAAGAGGCCAATTTCTGTGAGGACTAGATGA
- the LOC112802665 gene encoding aluminum-activated malate transporter 4-like, which translates to MDARVGTSKESLLPQRNYTDFNGNKNDDDEIRCTRMQRIKNGFREFWLHLHPMDRSGFRKLMFAIKSGLSLALVSLFIYVEQEQLNKYSIWAILTVIVVFEFSVGATLSKGLNRTLGTTLAGGLALVIGELSMLAGKFREIAIVSSIFIAGFLASYVKQHPNMKPYEYGFRVFMLTFCIVLVADSKDFLTTFYYRLILIAVGAGTALLVNIFIYPIWSGEDLHDLVVKNFNGVAASLEGCVNGYLQCVEYQRVPSKILIYQASDDPLYRGYRAAVQSSNQEETLLDFALWEPPHGPYYKFNYPWRSYVNVSGALRHCAFMVMAMHGCILSEIQAPAEKRMVFSNELQKVGNEGAKVLRQLGSKVQKMEKLSNADILFDVHEAAIQLQTKIDQQSFLLVNYDSWKMTRKNNKENETLDNSIDMKVYENKEYLINLINNENGDDNSNSNIEPSLVQDSSSVSQSTTSLNRYWSRPHLTLQGEISEPELKVHESASSLSLATFASLLIEFVARLQNLVDEFQDLSEKAEFKNQTL; encoded by the exons ATGGATGCGAGGGTTGGAACCAGCAAGGAGAGTCTTCTCCCGCAGAGAAACTACACTGATTTTAATGGCAacaaaaatgatgatgatgaaatacGCTGTACTCGAATGCAAAGGATAAAAAATGGGTTCCGTGAATTTTGGTTGCACCTTCACCCAATGGATCGTTCTGGCTTTAGAAAACTGATGTTTGCAATCAAATCAGGGCTCTCCTTGGCCCTCGTTTCGCTCTTTATATATGTTGAACAAGAACAACTCAACAAGTATTCAATCTGGGCCATCCTCACTGTTATTGTGGTCTTTGAATTTAGCGTAg GTGCAACCCTTAGTAAAGGGTTAAATCGCACTTTGGGAACAACTTTAGCAGGAGGACTTGCTTTGGTTATTGGAGAGTTATCCATGTTAGCTGGAAAGTTTCGGGAGATTGCTATTGTATCTAGTATATTTATTGCAG GGTTTTTAGCAAGTTATGTGAAGCAACACCCAAACATGAAGCCATATGAATATGGATTTCGTGTGTTCATGTTGACATTTTGTATTGTATTAGTGGCAGATAGTAAAGATTTTTTAACGACATTTTATTATAGGCTTATTCTTATAGCTGTTGGAGCTGGCACAGCTTTATTAGTAAATATCTTTATATATCCAATTTGGTCAGGAGAGGATTTACATGACTTAGTGGTAAAAAACTTTAACGGAGTTGCAGCATCTTTAGAAG GTTGTGTTAATGGTTACCTTCAATGTGTTGAATATCAAAGGGTCCCTTCAAAAATTCTTATTTATCAAGCATCGGATGATCCACTTTACAGAGGTTATAGAGCAGCAGTACAATCATCAAATCAGGAGGAAACACTG TTAGATTTTGCATTATGGGAGCCACCTCATGGTCCATATTACAAGTTTAACTATCCTTGGAGAAGTTATGTTAATGTGAGTGGAGCCCTGAGGCATTGTGCTTTCATGGTCATGGCAATGCATGGATGTATCCTTTCAGAAATACAG GCCCCTGCTGAAAAGAGGATGGTGTTCAGTAATGAACTTCAAAAGGTTGGTAATGAAGGAGCCAAAGTATTGCGTCAACTTGGAAGTAAAGTTCAAAAGATGGAAAAGCTAAGCAATGCAGACATACTCTTTGATGTACATGAAGCTGCTATCCAACTACAAACGAAGATTGACCAACAATCATTTCTTTTAGTCAACTATGATAGCTGGAAAATGACAAGaaagaataataaagaaaatgaaaCTCTTGATAATTCAATAGATATGAAAGTCTATGAAAATAAGGAATATTTGATCAATTTGATTAATAATGAAAATGGAGATGATAATTCAAATAGTAACATTGAACCCTCATTAGTTCAAGACTCTTCAAGCGTTTCACAAAGTACAACATCACTAAATAGATACTGGTCTCGGCCACATCTAACACTTCAAGGAGAAATTAGTGAGCCTGAACTCAAAGTACATGAAAGTGCCAGTTCCTTGTCATTAGCGACATTTGCTTCACTTTTAATAGAATTTGTTGCAAGACTTCAAAATCTTGTAGATGAATTCCAAGATCTTAGTGAGAAGGCAGAGTTCAAAAACCAAACTTTATAG
- the LOC112802663 gene encoding homologous-pairing protein 2 homolog has translation MAPKSDSAEAIVLNFVNEQNRPLNAQNVADALQKFNLKKAAIQKALDNLADGGRISFKEYGKQKIYLARQDQFNILNSEELNQMKEQNAKLQKQLEEQKKNVNEVEAEIKSLQSNLTLEQICGREADLRMEVQEMENKLTKLRGGVTLVSPEERMAVETMLSEKISQWRKRKRMFKDIWDTLTENSPKDPKELREELGIEYDEDVGVSLQSYSDLIQQGKKRPRGY, from the exons ATGGCTCCAAAATCGGATAGCGCGGAAG CGATCGTGTTGAACTTCGTGAATGAG CAAAATAGGCCTTTAAATGCTCAAAATGTGGCGGATGCTCTGCAAAAGTTCAACCTCAAGAAGGCAGCCATACAGAAAGCACTGGACAATCTTGCTGATGGTGGCCGTATTTCTTTCAAGGAGTATGGCAAGCAGAAGATATACCTTGCCCGGCAGGATCAGTTCAACATTCTGAACAGTGAAGAGCTTAACCAGATGAAAGAACAGAATGCCAAACTGCAAAAGCAGCTTGAAGAACAGAAAAAGAATGTTAATGAGGTTGAAGCAG AGATTAAATCATTGCAGTCAAATTTAACACTGGAACAGATCTGTGGTAGAGAAGCAGATCTGAGGATGGAG GTTCAAGAAATGGAGAACAAGTTGACCAAGCTACGTGGAGGTGTTACCCTGGTGAGTCCTGAAGAACGCATGGCTGTGGAGACCATGTTATCAGAGAAAATAAGTCAGTGGAGAAAGCGTAAAAGAATGTTCAAGGATATATGGGACACTCTTACTGAGAATTCACCTAAGGATCCCAAGGAATTAAGG GAGGAGCTTGGAATAGAATATGATGAAGATGTTGGAGTGAGTTTGCAATCATACAGTGACCTTATCCAACAAGGAAAGAAAAGGCCAAGGGGTTACTGA
- the LOC112802664 gene encoding uncharacterized protein, with protein sequence MPHLTYSQTMTTTTSSPPLLCSFLASKQLLLKPSLSLPQSPKSKPLFNSFSAKPPVPKARSTNSRTVLCFAGRRKPVELAEASPEAGSDGNFRRIFQIALWVAEAVYILWLFLLPYAPGDPVWAISSETVNSLVGLSLNFFFILPFMNFVGIHLIEAPVLHPMAEGLFNFVIAWTFMFAPVLYTDCRRDRYKGSLDVLWGLQMFLTNTFLIPYMAIRLNNADDVSGPSKRSELGSLMTNGASYVGLIGGITCIVSILWALYGRTDANFGGIADRWEFLVGFFGSERLAYAFIWDICLYMIFQPWLLGDNLQNVQEDKVVLVNYLRYIPVVGIIAYLLCLEPKKV encoded by the exons ATGCCCCACCTTACTTACTCTCAAACTATGACCACAACGACGTCGTCTCCACCACTTCTGTGCTCCTTCCTTGCATCGAAACAATTGCTCCTAAAACCTTCACTCTCTCTTCCCCAATCTCCCAAATCAAAACCGCTCTTCAACTCTTTCTCCGCAAAACCACCTGTCCCCAAAGCGAGAAGCACCAATTCGAGGACCGTTTTGTGCTTCGCGGGTCGCCGAAAACCGGTTGAGTTAGCCGAAGCCTCGCCGGAGGCAGGTAGCGATGGTAATTTCAGGAGAATATTTCAAATAGCATTGTGGGTTGCAGAGGCCGTCTACATTTTGTGGCTCTTCTTGCTTCCTTATGCCCCT GGAGATCCTGTATGGGCAATCAGTTCTGAAACAGTTAACAGTCTTGTGGGTCTTTCGCTCAATTTCTTTTTCATCCTGCCTTTTATGAACTTTG TTGGCATTCATCTGATTGAGGCCCCAGTTCTTCATCCC ATGGCTGAAGGCCTGTTCAACTTTGTGATTGCCTGGACGTTTATGTTTGCCCCAGTGCTGTACACAGATTGTAGGAGAGATAGATACAAGGGTTCTTTAGATGTACTCTGGGGCCTTCAAATGTTCCTCACAAACA cattcttgaTCCCATATATGGCAATCCGATTGAACAATGCTGACGATGTCAGTGGTCCAAGCAAAAGGTCGGAACTAGGTTCCTTGATGACCAATGGTGCCTCATATGTTGGACTCATTGGTGGGATTACATGTATCGTGTCTATATTGTGGGCTCTATATGGCAGAACAGATGCAAATTTTGGTGGCATAGCAGATAGATGGGAATTCCTGGTCGGTTTCTTCGGATCAGAAAGGTTGGCTTATGCCTTCATATGGGACATATGTCTTTACATGATTTTCCAGCCATGGTTACTTGGAGACAACCTCCAGAATGTTCAGGAAGACAAGGTTGTCTTGGTAAATTATCTTAGGTATATACCCGTGGTTGGTATAATTGCTTATCTCCTTTGCTTGGAGCCCAAAAAAGTTTAA